Genomic DNA from Filimonas effusa:
AAAAGGATGGTTCAGGCCGAAACAGAGAAACTGCGTAAAATGGCCGACGACATGCGCGACATGGTGATTGGCCAGGACGACGCTATCTCTAAAGTGGTAAAAGCCATTCAGCGTAACAGGGTAGGTCTCAAAGATCCTAAAAAGCCCATTGGTACCTTTATCTTCCTCGGTCCTACAGGTGTTGGTAAAACTGAATTGGCACGTTCTATCGCCCGCTATATGTTCGATTCAGAAGATGCGCTCATCCGTATCGATATGACCGAATACATGGAGAAATTCACTGTCAGCAGGTTAATAGGAGCGCCTCCCGGCTACGTAGGTTACGAAGAAGGTGGTCAGCTTACCGAAAAAGTACGCCGTAAACCTTACAGCGTGATCCTGCTCGACGAGATCGAAAAAGCCCACCCGGATATCTATAACATCCTGTTACAGGTGCTCGACGATGGTCAGCTTACCGATGGCCTCGGCAGAAAAGTAGACTTTAAGAACACCCTCATCATCATGACCTCTAACATTGGCGCAAGACAATTGAAGGAGTTCGGCGATGGCGTAGGTTTCGCAACAGCTGCCCGTCAGCAGAACCTCGAAGAGAACAACAAAGCAGTAATTGAAAAAGCACTGAAACGTACCTTCTCTCCCGAGTTCCTGAACCGTATCGATGACGTTGTGATCTTCAATTCGCTGGCAAAAGAAAACATCTTCCAGATCATCGATATCCTGATGAAAGGGGTACTGAAACGTCTTACAACACTCGGTTTCTCTCTGGAGATCACCGAAGCGGCAAAAGACTTCCTGGCCGATAAAGGTTACGATATCCAGTTCGGAGCCCGTCCGCTTCACAGGGCCATCCAGAAATACCTGGAAGATCCTTTGGCCGAAGAGATCCTGAACATGAACATCAAACAAGGTGACCTCCTGATAGCCGATCTTGATAGAGAAAACAACAAGATCTTCTTCGAATTCGGTCACAAACAGGAAGAAGCCAAAATAGGAGAATAAACGCGATAGATGGCGGAATCCAATTCCAGTCCTGATATCGGAAATTGATTATTCTTACAATGTAAATAAAATGAGCCCGGACTTCAGAAATGATGCTCCGGGCTCGTTCTTATATAAACAATGGCTGGCCCCAAGTGTATAAAAATAAAAATCCCGCCTGGAAAAGCGGGATTTTTTCATCCTCATCAAATCAACCAAAACTTTAACCAAAAAACTATGAAAAAACCAAAATCAGAAAAAAGACATTTTTGAATTCCAATCACGCCACTATCACTCGCTGTCACAAATCAAACGCACAATTAATTCGAACACCAATCACACACACACACAATCACTAACTATTTATGTATCTACCTTAACGCAGCATCATCTCACTCATAACCTCTGTTAGCTGCCTGCCATCCTAATTCATCGGAATCGCAAAATGAAATGCCGGCAGGCTGGAAGCCTGGTACAGATCATGACACCTTTTGCGCCTGCTGATCTTTTTATGTGCACCAACATCAAATATTTCGTAAGACTGTTGAAACATGGCAAACGTCGATACAAACGAGGTTACATTGTTGATGAACTGTAATTCCCTTTCATAGCTGGGTTTGCTGAATCCGTTGCTGTTATGTTGAACAAGTAGTATTTCGCTTGCCATAATTTGTTGTTTTGTTTGCTGATACAATATTACACTGCTGTCGCCTCAGGAGTGTTTTAAAATCACTTAAAAGAAAATTGATAGAAGGTTAAACTGGGTTAAAATTATTTAAGCTTCTATCCCAAAACGATGCTTTTAATCCTTATCCACACTGATCTTCATCATGTCCCACACTTGCTCCATCCAATACCCATTAATTATCAATCATCTTATCCTTCACATCCCACATGTTCATCACTCACAAGTTTTTGGATCCACATCTTTTATTCCCTCCTTAATTCCCGCCACAACACCTAGGCGCCCTTTACAACTATCTTCCTCCATCAATTCTGCCACCTGCCATCTATTTCATCAATATCCTGCAATAACAAGCTAAATTCCGTGTTTTAAACTGCTGGTTATCAGGGTAGCTTTAAGTCTATGTTTTACCCTCTATCCCGCAGGATCTTATGATACGAAAAATAATATTCATACTAATGACAGGAGCTATTTCAGGATTGCAGGAGGCGCCGGCGCAACATACAGCTACAAGCCAGGCGAATACAGACTTGTTCGTTCAAACCAGCGAAGTGAATGATCTGATGGTTCACTATCGGGCCGATAAAGGCAGTATCTCCCGCTTTTATAGCAGCAGGCAAACAGAAGACGGTGGATACCGGCGCGGCGACAATTATAATACTCCCGAACGGAGAGCACGCCTCCAGCAGCTTAACCGCAATTATCTTACACTGCTCGATACTTTTAATTTTAAACAGCTGAGTATTAACGGCCAGGTCGATTATCTCCTTTTTAAACGCAACCTGAACGATGCACTCTTCGAACTACAGGAAGAACAGCAGTTATACCAGCAGATCAGCAGGTTCTTTCCTTTCTCCGATAAAATATATGCACTGGAACAACACAGGCGCAGAGGACTGAATATCGACGGTGAAAAAGTGGCCAGGGAGTTGAATGAAATCAATAAAACACTTGAAAAACTCACTGCCCAGGTAAAGGAAGAGCAGGAGATGGACAAAAAGCTGGCGGTCTTCGCAGAAGCTACAGCTAACGCCCTGCACGCAGCGCTGAAAAACATATACGACTTCTATAACGGTTACGATCCCATGTTTACCTGGTGGGTGCCTAAAACCTATGAAACCACCGAGAGCTCGCTAAACAATTATGCTGCGTTATTAAAAAGCAAAGGCAAAACCATCACGACTCAGAAGGATGATGGCAGTGGTATAATAGGCGTGCCCATTGGTCGCGATGAACTTATTCGCCAGCTGAAACTCGAATACATCCCCTACAGCCCGGAAGAGCTTGTAGAGATCGCTCAAAAGGAATTTGCATGGTGTGATGCCGAAATGCGCAAAGCCGCCCGTGAAATGGGCCTGGGTGACGACTGGAAGGCAGCCCTCGAAAAGCTGAAAACGCTTTATGTCGCTCCGGGAAAACAACCCGAAGCCATGTACGACCTCTACAAACAATCCGTTGATTTCCTGAAAAAACACGACCTGGTTACAATACCTGCACTGGCTGAAGAAAGCTGGCGTATGATCATGATGACCCCGGAACGTCAGTTGGTTAACCCGTTCTTTACAGGCGGTGAAGTCCTGAGCATATCCTATCCTACAAACACAATGGATTATGAGCAGAAAATGATGAGTATGCGCGGCAACAACCCGCATTTCTCCCGGGCTACGGTCCATCATGAACTTATTGCAGGACATCACCTGCAGGAATACATGTCCAGCCGCTACAAAACCTATCGCCATTTCTCTACACCGTTCTGGATAGAAGGAAATGCATTGTACTGGGAAATGCTGCTTTGGGATCTTCAGTTTCCCCGTTCTCCGGAAGACAGGGTAGGAATGTTGTTCTGGCGCTCACATCGCTGCGCCCGTATTATCTTCTCTCTGAACTATCACCTCGGAAAATGGACTCCACAGCAATGTATCGATTTCCTGGTAGATCGTGTAGGGCATGAACGTGCCAACGCAGAAGGCGAGGTCCGTCGCTCATTTGAGGGTAGTTATAGCCCGCTTTACCAGCTCGCCTATATGATTGGCGGCCTGCAGTTAATGGCGCTGAAGATAGAACTGGTCAACTCCGGTAAAATGTCGTACAAACAGTATCACGACGCAATATTTCATGAAAATGAACTGCCCATAGAAATGTTGCGGGCAATATTAACAAATCAATCCCTGACGAAAGATTTTACTACACAATGGCGTTTCTACGCGCATTAGCTTTTCTCATTCCTATATAGTAGTTAGTTTTTATGCGGGCCGGCCTTCAGACCGGCCCTTTTTAAACGCATCCCGGCCGTCTGCTCCTCCGGCAGTTACCTGTTTTTAAATGAGTTGATTTATGGAATATGAATAATATTGCATCCTAACACTACCAACCCAAAAACGTTTGCTATGCGCCATATCAGAATCATGCTGAGCGTTGCTTTTGCCCTGTGCCTCTCACCCGGTTTTGCTCAAACCTTTACACAAACTGAATTAGACCAGGTTTTAAAGGAAACAAAAAAATACCCTGTTGTAGGACTGGGCGAAGCCGAACATTTTTACAAAGGATACTATAACGCGAAATTTGAGATCTTAAAACATCTTGTAGAACACAAATCCATTGACATTATCGCTCTGGAAGCCTCAATGAATGTAACCGCGCTGCTCAACGACTATATAACGGGTGCAATTGACCTCGACTTACAGCGTATTTTACCAGCCTTAAATGAGCCTTATTCACTCGAAAAAGCAGGCCTCTACGATTGTGCCGAAATGGTCGGCATTATTAATTGGCTAAAAGAGTACAACAAAAACAAACGCAAAAAAATAAAGCTGATTGGCTTTGATTGCCAAAATTATTCTATACCGCTCGATAGCCTCAGGCATAACACACCTGATAGCTTGAAATATAAACTCACCGATACCAGGTATATGCTCGATAGCTCATTGTACGCTATACTCAAAAACAGTCCCTCGGTCATAACCACACCTCAATGGTTGGAGCGGTTTAAAAAAGCAAGACAAAATATTGTCGATTTGAAAACGATGATAGAAAATGATAAGAACCGCCAATTGTTTACAGAACTTGAGCAGTTCACGTTTTTCTGGACCGATCCCGGGTTTCGGCGGGATTCCCTCATGTATGAAAACTTAAAGAAGCATATCGATAAGAAATCGCATATTTTGATTTGGGCGGCTAGCTATCATCTTGAAAACGACCCTAAATATAAAGTGATAAAAAAGATGGGCGTTTTTATAAAAGAAGACTATCCATCTTATTACTACATTATTGGTGTTACCGGATACGCCGATAAAAACAAGCCTAAATTGATCTATCCGCTTGAGAAGGTCGATTCAGGCAAATACAACATGATCATCAGAGTTAACAGGGGAGAGAGATGTAAAATACTAACGGCAGACAACCAATAAAGCAGCTATGCTCCATCAGCTGCGATCTGTTCCATCATTTCCCGGCCATAACGCTGTCATTGGTGAGGCCACTATTTATCACCCTGCTACCAGCCGCCTTGTGACCAGTTGTGCTGCCACCTGCTTTCCGGTGGCCCCTGCCTATGACAAGATAATAAACAGGTATTCCTGCCAACGCAATCAACAGCCCTGGCCAGGTGAAACGGGGCTTGTAAATGATAAGTAAAATACAGAAAGCTAATCCCATCAGGATGTAAAGAATAGGCAATACAGGATAACCAAATGCCCGGTACGGACGCTCCGCATCAGGCCGCTTCTTCCGGAGTATAAAAATGCCGGCAATGGTAAGCATATAAAATCCAACAACTACAAACGAGATCATATCCAGCAGATCACCATATTTCCCGCTGAGGCTCCAGCAGCAGGCAAACACACATTGGATCCATAATGCAAAAGCAGGCACC
This window encodes:
- a CDS encoding DUF885 family protein; the encoded protein is MTGAISGLQEAPAQHTATSQANTDLFVQTSEVNDLMVHYRADKGSISRFYSSRQTEDGGYRRGDNYNTPERRARLQQLNRNYLTLLDTFNFKQLSINGQVDYLLFKRNLNDALFELQEEQQLYQQISRFFPFSDKIYALEQHRRRGLNIDGEKVARELNEINKTLEKLTAQVKEEQEMDKKLAVFAEATANALHAALKNIYDFYNGYDPMFTWWVPKTYETTESSLNNYAALLKSKGKTITTQKDDGSGIIGVPIGRDELIRQLKLEYIPYSPEELVEIAQKEFAWCDAEMRKAAREMGLGDDWKAALEKLKTLYVAPGKQPEAMYDLYKQSVDFLKKHDLVTIPALAEESWRMIMMTPERQLVNPFFTGGEVLSISYPTNTMDYEQKMMSMRGNNPHFSRATVHHELIAGHHLQEYMSSRYKTYRHFSTPFWIEGNALYWEMLLWDLQFPRSPEDRVGMLFWRSHRCARIIFSLNYHLGKWTPQQCIDFLVDRVGHERANAEGEVRRSFEGSYSPLYQLAYMIGGLQLMALKIELVNSGKMSYKQYHDAIFHENELPIEMLRAILTNQSLTKDFTTQWRFYAH
- a CDS encoding erythromycin esterase family protein, producing the protein MRHIRIMLSVAFALCLSPGFAQTFTQTELDQVLKETKKYPVVGLGEAEHFYKGYYNAKFEILKHLVEHKSIDIIALEASMNVTALLNDYITGAIDLDLQRILPALNEPYSLEKAGLYDCAEMVGIINWLKEYNKNKRKKIKLIGFDCQNYSIPLDSLRHNTPDSLKYKLTDTRYMLDSSLYAILKNSPSVITTPQWLERFKKARQNIVDLKTMIENDKNRQLFTELEQFTFFWTDPGFRRDSLMYENLKKHIDKKSHILIWAASYHLENDPKYKVIKKMGVFIKEDYPSYYYIIGVTGYADKNKPKLIYPLEKVDSGKYNMIIRVNRGERCKILTADNQ